A region of Sulfurovum sp. DNA encodes the following proteins:
- the napG gene encoding ferredoxin-type protein NapG, whose protein sequence is MANSSNNNRRKFIATTFQSVGLTALGGLLWSGYVDETKASPLVLRPPGALKEEDFIKACIKCGLCAEACVNRDSNIDKETGEQRPGTIKMAKGGNHVLIGTPFFVPRDIPCYMCDDIPCVPVCPSGALNEASVTNDKGELDIEKAHMGLAVVHKESCVAFWGLQCDACYRACPLLDEAITLEYHKNERTGKHAFLLPVVHSGICTGCGLCEKACVTEKPAIFVLPIEYSTGRVGDHYVKGWDKKDQQRVGDRKLDKIKTKTKRSEKTPIDYLNKGIEY, encoded by the coding sequence ATGGCAAACAGCTCTAACAACAATAGACGAAAGTTTATAGCAACAACTTTTCAAAGTGTTGGCTTGACAGCTCTTGGCGGGTTGTTGTGGAGTGGGTATGTAGACGAAACAAAAGCATCACCATTAGTGCTTAGACCACCTGGTGCACTAAAAGAAGAAGATTTCATTAAGGCATGTATCAAATGTGGACTCTGCGCAGAGGCATGTGTTAATCGTGATAGCAATATTGATAAAGAAACGGGAGAACAGCGTCCTGGCACCATTAAAATGGCAAAGGGAGGTAATCATGTTCTGATAGGTACACCCTTTTTTGTGCCTAGAGATATACCATGTTATATGTGTGATGATATCCCTTGTGTTCCAGTCTGTCCGTCTGGTGCACTGAATGAAGCATCTGTTACGAATGATAAAGGAGAGCTTGATATCGAAAAAGCACATATGGGATTAGCAGTTGTGCACAAAGAGAGTTGTGTTGCTTTTTGGGGACTACAGTGTGATGCATGTTATCGTGCTTGCCCACTACTTGATGAGGCGATTACTTTAGAGTATCATAAAAATGAACGTACTGGAAAGCATGCATTTTTGTTACCAGTGGTTCATTCAGGCATCTGTACAGGCTGCGGACTGTGTGAAAAGGCATGTGTCACCGAAAAGCCAGCAATTTTTGTATTGCCAATCGAGTATTCGACGGGTAGAGTAGGTGATCATTATGTTAAAGGTTGGGATAAAAAAGATCAGCAACGTGTAGGTGACCGTAAACTTGATAAGATAAAAACAAAGACTAAGCGAAGTGAAAAAACACCAATAGACTATCTAAATAAGGGAATAGAGTATTGA
- the napH gene encoding quinol dehydrogenase ferredoxin subunit NapH, which yields MIKNLKYLLLRRTTQILLLVLYFGANAYGWHILEGTFGSSVLFGTIPLADPYTTLQVLATGLVLGTDVLFGAVIITLFYFIIGGRAFCSWVCPINMVTDLANWFRRILKLDKEEVNYRFIKRSARYWIMVLGLIVSTVVGVAAFEALSPITIMQRGIIFGFGVGVSVVVAIFLFDLFGVKNGWCGYLCPLGAAYSLIGSKSLIRVEHNHELCTTCMECKVVCPENQVLWMVDKESTSVIDGECTNCGRCIDVCNDDALGFGIRNFTKKVNSKKE from the coding sequence TTGATAAAAAATCTAAAATATCTACTACTTAGACGTACAACGCAGATATTGCTTTTGGTACTCTATTTTGGTGCAAATGCCTATGGTTGGCATATTCTCGAAGGGACATTTGGCTCCTCTGTACTCTTTGGAACCATTCCTCTAGCAGATCCCTATACGACACTACAGGTGCTCGCTACTGGGCTTGTACTGGGAACTGATGTATTATTTGGTGCTGTGATTATTACGTTGTTTTACTTTATCATAGGTGGTAGAGCATTTTGTTCATGGGTCTGCCCTATCAATATGGTGACCGATCTTGCCAATTGGTTTAGACGTATACTCAAGCTAGATAAGGAGGAGGTTAACTATCGTTTCATTAAACGTAGTGCACGCTACTGGATTATGGTACTAGGTCTTATTGTCTCTACCGTAGTTGGTGTAGCAGCGTTTGAAGCACTTAGCCCCATTACCATCATGCAAAGAGGTATTATCTTTGGTTTTGGTGTAGGTGTTTCTGTAGTGGTAGCAATTTTTCTGTTTGACCTGTTTGGAGTTAAAAATGGTTGGTGTGGATACTTGTGTCCACTTGGTGCAGCCTATAGTTTAATAGGTTCCAAAAGTCTTATTAGGGTCGAACATAATCATGAGTTATGTACAACATGCATGGAGTGTAAAGTGGTATGTCCTGAAAATCAGGTCTTATGGATGGTTGACAAAGAGAGTACCTCAGTTATAGATGGAGAGTGTACCAACTGTGGTCGTTGCATTGATGTATGTAATGACGACGCATTAGGGTTTGGTATTAGAAACTTTACAAAAAAAGTAAACAGCAAAAAGGAGTAA
- a CDS encoding nitrate reductase cytochrome c-type subunit, with protein MIGQVKALDNKAIKALANEIKSAGTVKSNKPSTSKAKVIDINAKASDPNRIIKEDLGNKKVIDETVLGLRKKSLFKEDDVAPVNVKENRPAPGTSSRFERAYVNAPPMIPHSVEGLLPIMKNNNQCLGCHMPDVAKGIGATPIPLSHFTNYRPETVLKNGEMVKEGKVVGLHGDLGNVGDIKLAKVKKLNHLYQGRFNCSQCHAPQAKVQTAVANTFRPDGLTGDMKTRSNLFDTISEGVK; from the coding sequence ATGATTGGACAGGTTAAAGCACTTGACAATAAAGCAATTAAAGCACTAGCAAATGAAATCAAGAGTGCAGGAACGGTAAAAAGCAATAAACCGTCTACCAGTAAAGCAAAAGTCATTGATATTAATGCTAAAGCATCTGACCCAAATAGAATCATAAAAGAAGATCTCGGTAATAAAAAAGTTATTGACGAGACCGTACTAGGACTACGCAAAAAGTCACTTTTCAAGGAAGATGATGTTGCGCCAGTAAATGTTAAAGAGAATAGACCAGCACCAGGAACTTCATCAAGATTTGAAAGAGCTTATGTCAATGCGCCACCAATGATTCCTCACTCTGTAGAAGGACTACTGCCGATTATGAAGAATAACAACCAGTGCTTGGGTTGCCATATGCCAGATGTAGCAAAAGGAATAGGCGCAACACCGATTCCTTTGTCTCACTTTACAAACTATAGACCTGAAACAGTTCTTAAAAATGGTGAGATGGTTAAAGAAGGTAAGGTGGTTGGACTTCATGGTGATTTAGGTAATGTTGGTGATATTAAGCTGGCAAAGGTAAAAAAACTCAATCATCTTTATCAGGGACGCTTCAACTGTTCTCAATGTCATGCACCGCAGGCAAAAGTACAGACAGCTGTTGCGAATACATTTAGGCCTGATGGATTAACCGGAGATATGAAAACACGCTCAAATCTTTTTGATACTATCAGTGAAGGTGTTAAATAG
- a CDS encoding ferredoxin-type protein NapF, with translation MTKRRVFFHTLGGSSHYNREHNSLYVRPPYGNTESLFQKECPTCESNSCVASCDEKIIFIADDNTPRLTFKQNGCTFCDACAQACELGVLSLENKETAMQLNAIFRISLNTCVAHHGVICHTCKEPCIDDAILFNGLFNPIIDNEKCTACGFCLSRCPTQAITYEPFVLEKNKENITMA, from the coding sequence GTGACAAAACGAAGAGTATTTTTTCATACTTTGGGTGGTTCATCGCACTACAACAGGGAGCACAACTCTCTGTATGTACGACCACCTTATGGAAATACAGAATCTCTTTTTCAGAAGGAGTGTCCTACCTGCGAAAGCAACAGCTGTGTAGCTTCTTGTGATGAAAAGATTATCTTTATTGCCGACGATAATACACCTAGGCTAACATTTAAACAAAATGGTTGCACCTTTTGTGATGCCTGTGCACAAGCATGTGAACTGGGGGTACTTTCTCTTGAAAATAAAGAGACAGCCATGCAACTCAATGCTATATTTCGTATCTCTCTTAATACTTGTGTAGCACATCACGGTGTGATCTGTCATACCTGTAAAGAGCCTTGTATTGATGATGCCATTTTATTTAATGGACTTTTTAATCCTATTATTGATAATGAGAAGTGTACTGCTTGTGGTTTTTGCCTTTCGCGCTGTCCAACACAGGCAATTACCTATGAGCCATTTGTATTAGAAAAAAATAAAGAAAATATCACTATGGCTTAA
- a CDS encoding chaperone NapD, which yields MNVSSIVVQALPEHIDELVEMFKEVDYADYHLHDKEKGKIIITVEGEGVEEEIKKLVEIQRLPHVLAADMMMTYQEDELDEEVKRLEAEDLVPSILNKEDVDVKDVVYHGDLKHKNLGF from the coding sequence ATGAATGTATCCAGCATTGTAGTACAGGCACTTCCTGAGCATATAGACGAATTAGTTGAAATGTTTAAAGAAGTTGATTATGCAGATTATCATCTACACGATAAAGAGAAGGGAAAGATTATCATTACCGTAGAGGGTGAAGGAGTAGAAGAGGAGATTAAAAAATTGGTAGAGATACAGCGCCTTCCTCATGTATTGGCAGCTGATATGATGATGACCTATCAGGAGGATGAACTTGATGAAGAGGTTAAGCGCCTTGAGGCGGAAGACTTGGTGCCATCAATTCTTAACAAAGAGGATGTCGATGTAAAGGATGTAGTCTATCACGGTGACCTCAAACATAAAAATTTAGGGTTCTAA
- a CDS encoding aldehyde dehydrogenase family protein: MFNNKNDIAEAKIFFGSTEAIKEQMSERKSPYDGSVVSTAPVCDADDTVKALEIAKATTKTAAASPLSQRIAWLEDVAIQLNEEKESFALMLAKEVAKPIAFARIEVERCAETIKLTAMEVANLCGETIPTDIMPSGKRTMAYYRREPVGVVVCITPFNFPLNLIAHKIAPALGAGNTVVLKPTPEAPMTAYMLAKLFINSKYAVKDALSVVYGDAEVGSTLVKSPIPRVISFTGSVPVGKIIMSQAGIKKVSLELGGNAATYIDKSADLELAAKRCAYGAFYNSGQVCISLQRIYVHEEVYEIFSELMAKETKTLKVGSPYDEDTFMGPLIDEESKHRAKTWVASAKNEGAYAVAGDNEVDGIFTPTVMTNVTDDMKIICEEVFAPIVSLVSVPSYTAAVEKMNNSPYGLQFSIFTNNLKMTQHFIDDTQCGGVVINDIPTLRFDVQPYGGAKLSGVGREGPKWALEEFTEIKSIVIC; this comes from the coding sequence ATATTTAATAACAAAAATGATATAGCCGAAGCGAAGATATTTTTTGGCTCGACCGAAGCGATCAAAGAACAGATGAGTGAACGCAAAAGCCCCTATGACGGCAGTGTAGTCTCTACCGCACCGGTGTGTGACGCAGACGATACCGTCAAAGCTCTCGAGATCGCCAAGGCGACGACGAAGACTGCTGCGGCAAGTCCGCTCTCTCAGCGTATTGCTTGGCTGGAAGATGTGGCAATACAACTGAATGAGGAGAAGGAGAGCTTTGCTCTCATGCTTGCCAAGGAGGTGGCAAAACCCATTGCTTTTGCACGTATCGAGGTAGAGCGGTGTGCTGAGACTATTAAGCTCACCGCAATGGAAGTTGCCAACTTGTGTGGTGAGACCATTCCAACCGACATCATGCCAAGTGGAAAGAGGACTATGGCATACTACCGTCGTGAGCCTGTAGGAGTTGTTGTATGCATTACTCCGTTTAATTTTCCACTTAATCTCATTGCCCATAAGATTGCACCAGCATTGGGAGCAGGAAATACTGTTGTACTTAAGCCGACTCCCGAAGCACCTATGACTGCTTATATGTTGGCTAAACTCTTTATTAACTCTAAGTATGCTGTTAAAGATGCCCTCTCAGTTGTCTATGGAGATGCCGAAGTGGGCTCAACACTGGTAAAAAGCCCTATTCCACGTGTTATTAGTTTTACTGGTTCAGTACCAGTAGGAAAGATCATCATGTCACAGGCAGGCATCAAGAAAGTGAGCTTGGAGCTTGGTGGAAATGCAGCGACTTACATTGACAAAAGTGCTGATTTGGAATTAGCAGCTAAGCGTTGCGCCTACGGAGCGTTCTACAACTCTGGTCAAGTGTGTATCTCGCTGCAACGTATCTATGTGCATGAAGAGGTGTATGAGATATTTTCAGAATTGATGGCAAAAGAGACCAAAACACTAAAGGTTGGCTCTCCGTATGATGAGGATACTTTTATGGGACCACTTATTGATGAAGAGTCCAAACACCGTGCCAAGACGTGGGTTGCCTCCGCCAAGAATGAAGGGGCATACGCAGTTGCCGGTGACAATGAAGTGGACGGTATCTTTACCCCAACAGTTATGACAAATGTGACAGATGATATGAAGATTATCTGTGAAGAGGTTTTTGCACCTATTGTTTCTCTTGTTTCTGTTCCTAGCTATACTGCTGCAGTAGAAAAGATGAATAATTCTCCTTATGGTTTACAATTTAGTATCTTTACCAATAATCTGAAAATGACACAGCATTTTATTGATGATACTCAATGTGGTGGCGTAGTTATTAATGATATTCCAACTTTACGTTTTGATGTACAGCCTTATGGTGGTGCAAAACTATCTGGAGTTGGGCGTGAAGGTCCAAAGTGGGCACTAGAGGAGTTTACAGAGATTAAGAGTATTGTTATTTGTTAA
- a CDS encoding DUF420 domain-containing protein: MDFVTLVVALLPLLVGIAILFARKGYYNLHGKAQGLIFIISVIVVGYFEYGVRFGGGYKVFIQNTQVSYDYLFVVLVVHITIAILTLSIWYLTLQRAHKEYRHRYRTSTLPGIGSEAHKKAGKYTFLGIVATSLTGIWVYLLLFVC; this comes from the coding sequence ATGGATTTTGTGACTTTGGTAGTAGCTTTACTACCACTGTTAGTTGGTATAGCAATTTTATTTGCCCGTAAAGGTTACTATAATTTACATGGTAAAGCACAAGGACTTATTTTTATTATCTCTGTGATTGTAGTAGGATATTTTGAATATGGAGTACGTTTTGGGGGCGGCTATAAAGTATTTATACAAAACACACAGGTTTCATATGACTACCTGTTTGTTGTATTGGTTGTGCATATTACTATTGCTATTTTAACACTTAGTATTTGGTATTTGACATTGCAACGAGCCCATAAAGAGTATCGGCATCGATACAGAACAAGTACACTACCTGGTATTGGTTCTGAGGCACACAAAAAGGCAGGAAAGTATACTTTTTTAGGAATTGTCGCAACCTCTCTAACTGGTATTTGGGTTTATCTACTTCTGTTTGTATGTTAA
- a CDS encoding DUF523 domain-containing protein, translating to MLTKKVAVSACLMGESCRYDGTNNYNNMLLEALRCMEVVPFCPEDFSFGTPRPTMDLVKKEKNNIRAISNESGTDLSEPIIAYAKDFFDTHSDIDLFIGKDRSPSCGVCSSKCYDQAKKLISTEETGLMAMEAKHRGIKAVDVQTYLKDFRV from the coding sequence ATGTTAACAAAAAAAGTTGCTGTATCTGCCTGTTTGATGGGTGAATCCTGTCGTTATGATGGTACTAATAATTACAATAATATGCTACTTGAAGCCTTGAGGTGTATGGAAGTTGTACCATTTTGTCCAGAAGATTTTTCTTTTGGTACACCACGCCCAACCATGGATCTCGTAAAAAAAGAGAAAAACAATATACGCGCTATTTCCAATGAGTCAGGCACTGACCTTTCTGAACCAATCATTGCTTATGCTAAAGACTTTTTTGATACCCATTCCGATATTGATCTTTTTATCGGTAAAGATAGAAGCCCAAGCTGTGGAGTATGTAGTTCTAAGTGCTATGATCAAGCAAAAAAATTAATCTCTACAGAGGAAACTGGACTAATGGCAATGGAGGCCAAACATAGAGGCATTAAAGCAGTTGATGTCCAAACTTATCTCAAAGATTTTAGAGTGTAA
- a CDS encoding MFS transporter: MIKQIMPLSLVVALRFFGLFIVLPVLSIYALDMKGATPFLAGLVVGGYALTQALFQVPFGLMSDKIGRKKTLLVGLLIFIAGSIISALSDSIYMLLIGRFLQGAGAIGSVVSAMVADLVKEEERAHAMAILGGTIAMSFAAAMIIAPIVGGNWGIDKLFWLTAALSIVSIGVLFTAVPQPPKIIHSYSEREAKTTDVFKDKALVRMYITFLFHSSIMMMAFYIIPLVLTRSIDLGGFGWEKSELWKVYFPAMIFGFIAMAPAAILGEKYNKGKLIFIISIIFTFLGFIAMGFASKAWIFVMGVVLFFIGFNMFEPLLQSFVAKFAKVHQKGAALGVANTFAYIGIFFGGLLSGWVMQHYDQHILALIVGFLCMLWFLWVATMPNPNNRGNVYLPLNIFDRNRISTLTGHPAVVESYVNETENIAVVKYEKDLIDEDQIRGMLLET, translated from the coding sequence ATGATTAAACAGATTATGCCTCTTAGTCTTGTTGTTGCATTACGATTCTTTGGACTCTTTATTGTACTTCCAGTACTCTCTATTTATGCACTTGACATGAAAGGTGCCACACCATTTCTTGCTGGTTTGGTTGTTGGTGGCTATGCACTGACACAAGCATTATTTCAGGTTCCTTTTGGGCTTATGAGTGATAAAATAGGTAGAAAAAAAACCCTTCTTGTTGGTCTACTTATTTTCATTGCTGGCTCTATCATTTCTGCCTTAAGCGATAGCATCTATATGCTATTAATTGGTCGATTTTTACAAGGTGCGGGTGCAATTGGTTCTGTTGTCTCTGCTATGGTGGCTGATCTGGTTAAAGAAGAAGAGCGTGCTCATGCCATGGCAATTCTTGGCGGAACAATTGCAATGAGTTTTGCTGCAGCGATGATTATTGCACCTATTGTTGGTGGAAACTGGGGTATTGACAAACTATTTTGGCTTACAGCAGCCTTATCGATTGTATCAATTGGGGTACTATTTACAGCAGTACCCCAACCACCTAAAATTATCCACTCTTACTCAGAGAGAGAAGCAAAAACAACTGATGTTTTTAAAGATAAAGCGTTAGTGCGTATGTACATTACATTTCTTTTTCACTCCTCCATTATGATGATGGCATTCTATATTATCCCCTTAGTCTTAACACGGAGTATTGATTTGGGTGGTTTTGGATGGGAAAAGTCCGAACTTTGGAAAGTCTACTTTCCTGCAATGATTTTTGGGTTTATTGCCATGGCACCTGCCGCCATTTTAGGGGAGAAGTATAATAAAGGTAAACTTATTTTTATTATATCAATCATCTTTACATTTTTGGGGTTTATAGCAATGGGGTTTGCCTCAAAAGCTTGGATATTTGTCATGGGTGTTGTCTTATTCTTTATTGGTTTTAATATGTTTGAGCCTCTTTTGCAAAGCTTTGTTGCCAAATTTGCCAAAGTACATCAAAAAGGTGCTGCACTTGGTGTTGCCAATACCTTTGCATATATTGGTATATTCTTTGGTGGCTTACTTTCTGGATGGGTTATGCAACACTATGACCAACATATCTTGGCACTTATTGTAGGTTTTTTGTGTATGTTATGGTTTTTATGGGTTGCTACCATGCCTAACCCAAATAACCGTGGTAATGTCTATCTACCACTTAATATTTTTGATAGAAATAGAATCTCCACATTAACGGGGCATCCTGCTGTTGTTGAAAGCTATGTTAATGAAACAGAAAATATTGCTGTAGTAAAGTATGAAAAGGATTTGATTGATGAGGATCAAATTAGAGGCATGTTACTTGAAACGTAA
- a CDS encoding non-canonical purine NTP pyrophosphatase — protein sequence MKLILATGNKGKIREFQQMCQDEVLGFSVLLGDMEIVEDGNTFAANALIKAHAIYETLQKKYPQESYLVISDDSGISLPVLGGAPAIYSARYAGEGASDKDNLYKLINALKKRRLKETPAYYTAAIAIVSKYGEYVVHGWMHGKAIDDPRGEKGFGYDPIFVPVGSDRTLGELDDNIKLNISHRAKAIALAKPIIQMLKNK from the coding sequence ATGAAATTGATTTTAGCAACAGGGAATAAAGGGAAAATACGTGAGTTTCAGCAAATGTGTCAAGATGAGGTGTTGGGCTTTTCAGTACTTTTGGGTGATATGGAGATTGTAGAAGATGGTAACACATTTGCTGCTAATGCACTTATTAAGGCACACGCTATTTATGAAACATTACAAAAAAAATACCCTCAGGAGAGTTATTTGGTTATATCGGATGACAGCGGTATTTCCTTGCCGGTACTAGGCGGTGCACCAGCTATTTACTCGGCACGTTATGCTGGTGAAGGTGCGAGTGACAAGGATAACCTTTATAAGCTTATTAATGCACTCAAGAAAAGAAGGCTTAAGGAGACACCAGCTTATTATACAGCTGCGATTGCTATTGTTTCGAAGTATGGTGAATATGTGGTACATGGATGGATGCATGGTAAGGCAATAGATGATCCAAGAGGAGAGAAGGGTTTTGGGTATGATCCAATATTTGTTCCTGTAGGATCTGATAGGACATTGGGAGAATTAGATGACAATATTAAGTTAAATATCTCTCATCGTGCTAAGGCAATTGCTTTGGCAAAGCCAATTATTCAAATGTTAAAAAATAAGTAG
- the ciaB gene encoding invasion protein CiaB, with amino-acid sequence MTKEQFIKDLQIIYDELQSRQASLNSYYDLLDKNKTHKHADAVIDAFLKLIDIPRNKESEMAALTRIIHLQEDALEQVLQKQGYSDKEICLKKELAYGFVSTLHIARHESLIGWIEEKKLLTSFYRGLIFGVHFVGVRLSEWQSHWVHHIINGVNVELSEMFHGDDTKIFEMLREKSLLECDEYGHIADRSYSVLVKEDDHYKSVSYAKAFKKEVGDVVVALEQLIALLEQDEDKIFNKKQEWIAYFVALQEAFSHTKNDELIKMWAEVDRCWMALDTPIQVGHPLEYYEDHYRKAVALEWDLRIVNPKLQERSHTHNNIKLFAQKMVEKFNDEAECIMAKNLLQVDQTQLYIGQPMLYYAAEFNGLFSAQVVPNDETVSIEFGKKIFAYADFVLENKKSKPIMKLSVEIMGEKFVRKQRTLAENKPELWHELYDISTIGHEYGHILWIDSNTETKMNTAGQFKNIEEFKATTGGLMAFFYHEREELKTHIIDDLVSRAVGLMSWREVGEVLPYYCEGLIHLDILFSSGVIFYDGQIKIDYSRYDAMKTAYIEAYEVLATSYLAKSDASEYLKQYAQKSNSVYLPVKESVRSFVEHYYARYKEIGQQIVNMN; translated from the coding sequence ATGACTAAAGAGCAATTTATAAAAGATTTACAGATTATCTATGATGAACTGCAAAGTAGGCAGGCAAGTTTAAACAGTTACTATGACTTACTCGATAAAAACAAAACCCATAAACATGCTGATGCAGTCATTGATGCTTTTTTAAAGTTGATAGATATACCACGCAACAAAGAGAGTGAGATGGCAGCCCTTACACGCATTATTCATTTACAAGAAGATGCGTTAGAACAGGTGCTTCAAAAACAGGGGTATAGTGATAAGGAGATATGTCTTAAAAAAGAACTTGCCTATGGTTTTGTCTCCACATTGCATATTGCACGCCACGAGAGTCTTATTGGATGGATTGAGGAGAAGAAACTGTTAACATCTTTCTATCGAGGACTTATCTTCGGTGTACACTTTGTGGGAGTACGTCTTAGTGAGTGGCAGAGTCATTGGGTACACCATATTATTAATGGAGTCAATGTTGAGTTGAGTGAAATGTTCCATGGAGATGATACGAAAATCTTTGAGATGCTACGAGAAAAGTCATTATTGGAGTGCGATGAATATGGTCATATAGCTGATCGAAGTTATTCAGTGTTAGTGAAAGAGGATGATCATTATAAGAGTGTGTCATATGCTAAAGCCTTTAAAAAAGAGGTAGGGGACGTAGTTGTTGCCCTAGAACAACTTATTGCCTTGCTAGAACAGGATGAAGATAAGATTTTCAATAAAAAGCAAGAGTGGATTGCCTACTTTGTAGCACTTCAAGAAGCATTTTCTCATACCAAAAATGATGAACTTATTAAAATGTGGGCAGAAGTTGACAGATGCTGGATGGCATTAGATACACCTATCCAGGTAGGGCATCCGCTGGAGTATTATGAAGACCATTATCGTAAAGCAGTGGCATTAGAGTGGGATCTTCGTATTGTTAATCCCAAACTTCAAGAGAGATCACATACTCACAACAACATCAAACTTTTTGCTCAGAAAATGGTAGAAAAATTTAATGATGAAGCAGAATGTATTATGGCTAAGAATTTGTTGCAGGTTGATCAGACACAACTTTATATTGGTCAGCCTATGCTCTACTACGCAGCAGAGTTCAATGGACTCTTCTCGGCACAAGTTGTTCCCAATGATGAAACCGTCAGTATTGAATTTGGAAAGAAAATCTTTGCCTATGCTGATTTCGTACTGGAGAATAAGAAGTCTAAGCCGATCATGAAGCTCTCTGTCGAGATAATGGGAGAGAAGTTTGTACGTAAGCAACGTACATTGGCAGAGAATAAGCCTGAGCTTTGGCATGAACTCTATGATATTTCTACTATTGGACATGAATATGGACATATTCTTTGGATAGATTCTAATACTGAGACCAAGATGAATACTGCAGGACAGTTTAAAAATATTGAAGAATTTAAAGCAACAACTGGTGGATTAATGGCATTTTTTTATCATGAAAGAGAAGAGCTCAAAACACACATCATTGATGATCTTGTCTCGCGTGCAGTTGGACTTATGTCATGGCGTGAGGTAGGAGAGGTGTTACCATACTACTGTGAAGGCTTAATTCACCTTGATATTCTTTTTAGTTCGGGTGTCATCTTCTATGATGGTCAAATCAAGATAGACTACAGTAGATATGATGCAATGAAAACAGCCTACATTGAAGCCTATGAAGTATTGGCAACAAGTTACCTTGCAAAGAGTGATGCGAGTGAGTATCTGAAGCAGTATGCCCAGAAATCCAATAGTGTTTATTTGCCTGTTAAAGAGAGTGTTAGAAGTTTTGTAGAGCACTATTATGCCCGCTACAAGGAGATTGGGCAGCAGATAGTCAATATGAATTAA
- a CDS encoding alanine--glyoxylate aminotransferase family protein → MLLFTPGPTPVPESVRLAMAEPTLHHRTPEFEAIFKETRELLFELMETDEVIMLASTGTGAMEAAVVNLCHNTLLNVNSGKFGERFGKIAKAHGLHNVEIKHEWDTPATVEEIIKVVKTNEQIDAIAIQISESAGGLRHPVEEIAKAIKEIRPDVMVIADGITAVGVERIDTTHIDVLIAGSQKALMLPPGLAILGMSNAAIKKIGEGKGYYFNLTSEIKKQQQNTTAYTAATTLVIGLGKILKEIKKDDGLGKLYCDTARRAKATRFALEALGLHSYPKIPARSMTTIDDKNAKEIRDLLKTDFGVNVAGGQDHLKGKIFRINQMGLIKPYEMVWVVNAVELVLAKLGRRPYDGTASKVFSEEYFKNILKSENT, encoded by the coding sequence ATGCTACTTTTTACCCCAGGACCTACTCCGGTACCCGAGTCTGTTAGACTGGCAATGGCAGAACCAACACTACACCACAGAACACCAGAATTTGAAGCAATCTTTAAAGAGACACGAGAATTACTGTTTGAACTAATGGAGACTGATGAGGTGATTATGCTTGCCTCTACTGGAACTGGTGCAATGGAAGCAGCAGTGGTCAATCTTTGCCATAATACCCTGCTTAATGTAAATTCTGGAAAGTTTGGTGAGCGTTTTGGTAAGATCGCCAAAGCACACGGGTTGCATAATGTTGAGATAAAACATGAGTGGGATACACCTGCAACAGTGGAAGAGATTATTAAAGTGGTGAAGACCAATGAGCAGATTGATGCGATTGCTATTCAGATTAGTGAATCTGCAGGAGGATTACGTCATCCCGTAGAAGAGATTGCTAAAGCAATTAAAGAGATTAGACCTGACGTAATGGTTATTGCTGATGGAATCACAGCAGTTGGAGTAGAGCGTATTGACACAACACACATCGATGTATTGATTGCTGGAAGTCAAAAGGCACTGATGCTTCCTCCGGGCCTGGCGATCTTAGGGATGAGTAATGCTGCGATCAAAAAAATTGGTGAAGGGAAAGGTTATTATTTCAACCTTACTTCTGAAATCAAGAAACAGCAACAGAACACAACAGCCTACACAGCAGCAACTACACTGGTTATTGGGCTTGGAAAAATTCTCAAAGAGATTAAAAAAGATGATGGATTAGGTAAACTCTATTGCGATACGGCACGTCGTGCCAAAGCAACCCGCTTTGCACTTGAGGCACTAGGGTTGCACTCTTACCCAAAAATACCGGCACGCTCCATGACCACTATTGATGATAAAAACGCTAAAGAGATACGTGATTTACTAAAAACCGATTTTGGCGTTAATGTTGCAGGTGGACAAGATCATCTTAAAGGAAAGATTTTCCGTATCAACCAAATGGGACTCATTAAACCTTATGAGATGGTATGGGTAGTCAATGCTGTGGAACTAGTATTAGCAAAATTGGGACGCAGACCCTACGATGGGACGGCAAGCAAGGTATTTAGTGAAGAGTACTTTAAAAATATCCTCAAAAGTGAAAATACATGA